ATTTTGTTTAATCTATTAAATGATCTCATTTACAGCTGGATTGATCCAAGGATCGAACTCCGATGAAAATATCTCAGATTTTTAAAACTCCACTCGGTTTTTTTTCGTCGGCAGTCTTAACTGTCTATATTCTTCTTTGCTTGGGGACTTTAACAGGCGTCTTGGGAAGCTCTTATCAGACGTCGCAAGAGCATTTGGTCTACGCCGCCCCCTCGTCCCTTCATTGGTTGGGGACTGACGTCTTTGGTCGCGACGTGCTCGCGCGCGCCCTTCACGGGACCGTCACCGCATTTTCTATTGGAATTTTCGCGGCCCTCCTCTCAACAATCATTGGTACAATCCTCGGAGCGCTTGCTGGCTATTTTGGAGGATGGATCGACGAAGGCATACAGTGGCTTTACACCACACTGGATTCGATTCCCTACATTTTACTTTTAGCGGCTTTTGCCTATACGCTAGGCCAAGGAATCACAAATGTTTACTTGGCGCTCGGGCTTACGGGCTGGGTTCCCCTCTGTCGAATCGTGCGGGGCGAGTTTCTCAAGAAGAAAAATCTAGAATATGTTCATGCGACAACCGCGTTAGGTGCGGGCCATTTCCGAAAAATAATCAAACATATTCTTCCTAACGTCTCACCCATCATTTTAATTCAATTTGCCTTGAGCTTTGTCGCCGCCATTAAGATCGAAGTGATTCTAAGCTACCTTGGTCTCGGAGTTGAGGCCGGAACTCCATCTTGGGGCATGATGATCGACGACGCGAAAGTTGAATTGGCCCGAGGAATTTGGTGGAACCTTGCGGCCGCCACCACCTTTATGTTTGGTCTTATTCTAGCAATAACTCTGTTCGTAGAAGAGCTCCGAAAAAGCTTCGATCCCAAGTTCCGCAGGTAACAGTTCCCTTTTTGTTGCGTACAGCACAACAAAAAGGGAACTGTTACCTAGGATTCTAAAAGTTTTGCGACTACTTTTTTGATTTGATCCACATCGAAGGGCTTTTTGATGTATTCATCGGCGCCCACTTCAAAGCCGCGCTTAATATCCAATTCGCTCGTTTTTCCA
The DNA window shown above is from Bdellovibrionales bacterium and carries:
- a CDS encoding ABC transporter permease; this translates as MKISQIFKTPLGFFSSAVLTVYILLCLGTLTGVLGSSYQTSQEHLVYAAPSSLHWLGTDVFGRDVLARALHGTVTAFSIGIFAALLSTIIGTILGALAGYFGGWIDEGIQWLYTTLDSIPYILLLAAFAYTLGQGITNVYLALGLTGWVPLCRIVRGEFLKKKNLEYVHATTALGAGHFRKIIKHILPNVSPIILIQFALSFVAAIKIEVILSYLGLGVEAGTPSWGMMIDDAKVELARGIWWNLAAATTFMFGLILAITLFVEELRKSFDPKFRR